A section of the Elusimicrobiota bacterium genome encodes:
- a CDS encoding PorV/PorQ family protein: protein MGVTGGEFLRLGVGERAIGMGGAFCSIANNVSSTYWNPAGLAQLSSRELSMMSFDYLMDISNENYSYANPLGNSGVLGFQISLLGMRDMSRDEYGTMGSFFKNEERIVSLSYASWINPNLSMGINLKTIYTKLDTDETSGFGMDIGTLYKTPVENLNLGVVIQNIETGLKYTDKKESMPLNLKTGISYTLNNVILATDVDAFIDNSINLHTGGEYTYKPMQRWNLQLSARLGYSASMGNINAISGLSSGFGLKINKFNIDYAFVPHGDLGDTKRISFTARF, encoded by the coding sequence TTGGGTGTCACCGGCGGAGAGTTCTTAAGATTAGGAGTTGGAGAAAGAGCAATAGGTATGGGAGGGGCATTTTGTAGTATTGCCAACAATGTCAGTTCTACATATTGGAATCCTGCGGGGCTAGCACAACTGAGTTCAAGGGAACTATCAATGATGAGTTTTGACTATTTAATGGATATATCAAATGAAAATTATAGTTATGCCAATCCGCTGGGTAATTCCGGAGTACTTGGTTTTCAGATATCCCTTTTGGGTATGCGTGATATGAGCAGGGATGAATATGGAACAATGGGTTCATTTTTTAAAAACGAAGAGAGAATAGTTTCATTAAGTTATGCCAGCTGGATAAATCCCAACCTTTCTATGGGAATAAATTTGAAAACCATTTATACAAAGCTGGATACTGATGAAACAAGCGGATTTGGTATGGATATCGGGACCTTGTATAAAACGCCTGTTGAAAACCTGAACTTAGGGGTGGTTATTCAGAATATTGAAACAGGCTTGAAGTACACAGACAAAAAAGAATCAATGCCTCTAAATCTGAAAACTGGAATTTCTTACACATTAAATAATGTTATCCTTGCTACTGACGTGGACGCTTTTATTGATAACAGTATAAACCTGCATACTGGTGGCGAATATACGTATAAACCAATGCAGAGATGGAATTTGCAGTTAAGCGCAAGATTGGGCTATAGTGCGTCAATGGGCAATATTAACGCGATATCTGGGCTTTCTTCAGGATTTGGTCTTAAAATTAACAAATTTAATATAGATTACGCTTTTGTCCCCCATGGAGACTTAGGAGACACTAAAAGAATTTCCTTCACTGCAAGATTTTAA
- a CDS encoding IS3 family transposase — protein sequence MPVAESFFSTLKKELVYDATYETKREAMSSIFEYIEVFYNRIRRHTTIGGLSPAKFEAMLLQKVA from the coding sequence GTGCCTGTTGCTGAATCATTTTTCAGTACGCTGAAAAAAGAACTGGTGTACGATGCGACTTACGAAACCAAACGGGAAGCGATGAGCAGTATATTTGAATATATTGAAGTGTTTTACAACCGGATCAGGCGGCATACAACAATTGGCGGGTTGAGTCCGGCAAAATTTGAGGCGATGTTGCTACAAAAAGTAGCTTAA
- a CDS encoding outer membrane protein assembly factor, whose product MIQQQALFYDIGGAWDKLEDVNFTIGETDQWRLNGKWDNLLKAGYGFGIRFTTPIFPIRLDWGWPVQSLPGQNPPEFYFTIGQVF is encoded by the coding sequence ATGATTCAGCAACAGGCACTTTTTTATGATATCGGAGGTGCGTGGGATAAGCTCGAAGACGTTAATTTTACCATAGGAGAAACTGACCAATGGAGGCTAAACGGGAAATGGGATAATCTTTTGAAAGCCGGCTATGGTTTTGGCATCAGGTTTACAACACCGATATTTCCGATAAGGCTTGACTGGGGTTGGCCAGTACAAAGTCTGCCAGGCCAAAATCCTCCTGAATTCTATTTTACCATCGGACAAGTATTTTGA
- a CDS encoding type II and III secretion system protein, with translation MTGVGQYKVCQAKILLNSILPSDKYFERRIERVPVVSDLPILGYLFRYKSKTTARTELLIFITPSILKD, from the coding sequence TTGACTGGGGTTGGCCAGTACAAAGTCTGCCAGGCCAAAATCCTCCTGAATTCTATTTTACCATCGGACAAGTATTTTGAAAGACGCATTGAAAGAGTACCGGTTGTTAGTGATTTGCCGATATTAGGGTATCTTTTCAGGTATAAATCAAAAACAACAGCCAGGACAGAACTGCTTATTTTCATTACCCCGAGTATACTTAAAGATTAA